From Chryseobacterium joostei, the proteins below share one genomic window:
- a CDS encoding hydroxymethylglutaryl-CoA reductase, degradative, whose amino-acid sequence MNHKPIEGFSKLPKQGKIDWLVNEYLEGNQEYQNILKQYWNEDADLQKLHDEFSENTISNFYMPYGIAPNFLIDGKLVALPMAVEESSVVAAASKAAKFWIDKGGFKTTIINTEKLGHTHFIFNVEPHKLLHFFNFNLKKKLFETTDDITANMRKRGGGILNINLVDKTAEMPNYYQLKASFDTVDSMGANFINSCLEQFGKTLRQEVATSEDFTQEEKNSLQIVMNILSNFTPDCIVRAEVSCKMEDLKDDSGISPEEFASKFKQAVTIAEIEPYRATTHNKGVMNGVDAVVIATGNDFRATEACAHAYAARDGQYRSLTHCTTDNGVFRFWIDLPISVGVVGGLTNLHPLVKFSLALLGKPSAQELMSILAVSGLAQNFGALRSLVTTGIQKGHMKMHLLNILNQLGATEEEKQYFVAYFKDKTVSHHEVINEFNRMRGN is encoded by the coding sequence ATGAATCATAAACCAATCGAAGGTTTTTCCAAGCTTCCAAAGCAGGGAAAAATCGACTGGCTCGTAAACGAATACCTTGAGGGAAATCAGGAATATCAAAATATATTAAAGCAATATTGGAATGAAGATGCAGATCTTCAGAAACTTCACGATGAGTTCTCTGAAAATACAATTTCAAATTTCTATATGCCTTACGGAATTGCTCCGAACTTTTTAATCGACGGAAAACTAGTGGCACTTCCAATGGCCGTTGAAGAAAGTTCTGTAGTGGCTGCAGCTTCCAAGGCCGCAAAATTCTGGATTGATAAAGGAGGTTTTAAAACAACCATTATCAATACTGAAAAATTAGGACATACCCATTTTATTTTCAATGTAGAACCTCACAAGCTATTACATTTCTTTAATTTCAATTTAAAGAAAAAGCTTTTTGAAACTACAGACGATATTACTGCCAATATGAGAAAACGTGGTGGTGGAATTCTGAATATAAATTTGGTTGATAAAACAGCAGAAATGCCCAATTATTACCAGTTGAAAGCAAGCTTTGATACAGTAGACTCAATGGGAGCCAACTTTATCAATTCTTGTCTTGAGCAGTTTGGAAAAACGTTAAGACAGGAAGTGGCAACAAGCGAAGACTTTACTCAGGAGGAAAAAAATTCATTGCAGATTGTAATGAACATTCTTTCCAACTTTACGCCTGATTGTATTGTCAGAGCTGAGGTGTCATGTAAAATGGAAGATTTAAAGGATGATAGTGGAATTTCTCCTGAAGAATTTGCTTCTAAATTCAAGCAAGCCGTAACGATTGCAGAAATTGAACCTTATCGTGCAACCACGCACAACAAAGGAGTAATGAATGGGGTAGATGCGGTAGTAATTGCAACCGGAAATGACTTTAGAGCAACAGAAGCTTGTGCTCATGCTTATGCAGCAAGAGACGGACAGTATAGATCATTAACGCATTGTACAACAGACAACGGAGTTTTCAGATTCTGGATTGATCTTCCAATTTCTGTAGGGGTAGTAGGTGGTTTAACCAATCTTCACCCATTGGTAAAATTCTCCTTGGCCTTACTTGGAAAGCCATCAGCTCAGGAATTAATGAGTATTCTGGCTGTTTCAGGATTGGCTCAAAACTTTGGAGCGCTGCGTTCATTGGTAACAACAGGTATTCAGAAAGGGCACATGAAGATGCACTTATTGAATATCTTAAATCAATTGGGTGCTACGGAAGAGGAAAAACAATATTTTGTGGCCTATTTTAAAGATAAAACAGTGAGCCACCACGAGGTGATCAATGAGTTTAACAGAATGAGAGGAAACTAA
- a CDS encoding putative DNA modification/repair radical SAM protein, translating to MNFDRLKEKLEILADAAKYDVSCSSSGGTRKNKKGALGDSSVSGICHTYTEDGRCVSLLKILLTNHCIYDCAYCVSRSSNDIKRAAFTVEEVVDLTINFYRRNYIEGLFLSSGIFKNADTTMERLVRVAKKLRLEENFNGYIHLKSIPGASDDLMQEAALYADRLSVNLEIPTESGLKLLAPEKNRQDMISPMRYIQKGIIQYQDEKKILKKVPKFAPAGQSTQMIVGATQENDLQIIKVADHFYKNFNLKRVYYSGYVPVLEDKRLPSLTTEVPMLRENRLYQSDWLMRFYGFKAEEILDPNIPFLDLEVDPKLSWALRHLDQFPVNIQTADYQMILRIPGIGVKSAQKIVSARRFQILNMDHLKKLGTAVNRAKYFIDFNTGNAYLKYLTDKNFRKLLVGGSSSKFHNQFSQQLSLF from the coding sequence ATGAATTTCGATCGCCTTAAAGAAAAGCTTGAAATCCTTGCTGATGCTGCGAAATATGATGTTTCCTGTTCGTCCAGCGGAGGAACAAGAAAAAATAAAAAAGGTGCTTTAGGAGATAGCTCCGTAAGCGGAATTTGTCATACTTATACAGAAGACGGAAGATGTGTTTCCTTACTAAAGATTTTATTGACCAATCACTGTATCTATGATTGTGCATACTGTGTATCCCGAAGTTCAAATGATATTAAAAGGGCAGCATTTACAGTAGAAGAAGTTGTAGACTTAACGATTAATTTTTATCGTAGAAATTATATTGAAGGGTTATTTCTAAGCTCCGGAATCTTCAAAAATGCCGATACTACCATGGAACGGCTTGTGAGGGTTGCCAAAAAACTTCGTTTGGAAGAAAATTTCAATGGGTATATTCACCTGAAATCTATTCCGGGAGCGAGTGACGATCTCATGCAGGAAGCGGCATTATATGCAGACAGACTATCCGTCAATCTTGAAATTCCTACAGAAAGTGGATTAAAGCTTTTGGCTCCGGAAAAAAACAGGCAGGACATGATCAGCCCTATGAGATACATTCAAAAAGGGATTATCCAATATCAGGATGAGAAAAAGATTTTAAAGAAAGTCCCTAAGTTCGCACCAGCAGGACAATCTACTCAGATGATTGTGGGTGCTACTCAGGAAAACGACTTGCAAATCATTAAGGTTGCTGATCATTTTTACAAAAACTTTAATCTTAAAAGAGTTTATTATTCAGGATATGTTCCTGTTTTGGAGGATAAAAGACTTCCATCTTTAACTACGGAGGTGCCGATGCTTCGTGAAAACAGGTTGTACCAGTCGGATTGGCTGATGAGATTTTACGGATTTAAGGCCGAAGAAATTTTGGATCCCAATATTCCATTTCTTGATCTGGAGGTTGATCCTAAATTAAGCTGGGCACTTCGGCATTTGGATCAATTTCCTGTGAATATTCAGACCGCGGATTATCAGATGATTTTAAGGATTCCCGGAATTGGGGTAAAATCAGCACAAAAAATAGTAAGCGCAAGACGTTTTCAGATTTTAAATATGGACCACCTGAAAAAGTTAGGAACAGCCGTAAACCGGGCAAAATATTTTATTGACTTTAATACAGGGAACGCCTATTTGAAATATTTAACGGATAAAAACTTCAGAAAGTTATTAGTAGGTGGAAGCTCTTCTAAATTTCACAATCAGTTTTCACAGCAATTAAGTTTATTTTAA
- a CDS encoding TIGR03915 family putative DNA repair protein, translating into MTTLLYDGSFDGLFTAIFEIFEYRYQDVEIVSRERFHQENIFAEIHEVITQNNKSERVLNKLEQNLGKQGIHKLLKVFLSEDPELEKIILSAVRQSIKQPTENILENFADSDIMMISKICKSVSRESHRMTAFVRFEKMQDHVFFSKIDPDFNVLPLIRKHFKDRYQDQKWMIYDLRRNYGILYDLENCDFFYPEDKLDLNRYEDKFHDDEKNYQRLWQRYFTKTNIVERKNLKLHIQHVPKRYWKYLTEKW; encoded by the coding sequence ATGACAACCCTACTCTACGACGGAAGTTTTGATGGTCTTTTTACTGCGATATTTGAAATTTTTGAATACCGTTATCAGGATGTGGAAATTGTAAGTAGGGAAAGATTTCATCAGGAAAATATTTTTGCTGAGATCCACGAAGTAATTACTCAAAACAATAAATCTGAACGGGTCTTAAATAAACTAGAGCAAAATCTTGGAAAACAAGGCATTCATAAGCTTTTAAAAGTTTTTTTATCGGAAGATCCTGAACTAGAAAAAATAATTCTATCCGCAGTAAGGCAATCTATAAAACAACCCACAGAAAATATTCTGGAAAACTTTGCAGATTCAGATATTATGATGATCTCAAAGATCTGCAAGTCGGTGAGTAGAGAAAGCCACCGAATGACCGCTTTCGTACGTTTTGAAAAAATGCAGGACCATGTTTTTTTCTCAAAAATTGATCCGGACTTCAATGTTCTTCCCTTGATCAGAAAGCATTTTAAAGATCGATATCAGGATCAGAAATGGATGATTTATGATTTGCGCAGAAACTACGGAATCTTGTATGATCTGGAAAATTGCGATTTCTTTTATCCTGAAGATAAATTAGACTTAAATAGATATGAGGATAAATTCCATGATGATGAGAAAAATTACCAAAGGCTGTGGCAGAGATATTTTACAAAGACCAACATTGTGGAACGAAAGAATTTGAAATTGCATATCCAGCATGTTCCCAAGAGATATTGGAAGTATTTGACAGAGAAATGGTGA
- a CDS encoding DNA alkylation repair protein, which translates to MTEKKKGARSIKDIPSDILIQLNKGELETVNLTEWLAVNQKLLLENLLQQNNRTEYLKPIIKKVEQLKKQTVNTVNEAIGLGILEFALKNKDEEFISSLSTHQADLVRCWAAYTVGRNHAFNIKEKLERIQRFASDHHFGVREISWMTVRPDISKNLTESLLILSEWTQHDDENIRRFSSESTRPRGVWCEHILELKQNPGLALEILEPLKSDSSRYVQDSVGNWLNDASKSQPEFVIETCDEWLKESNTKETNYIVKKALRTIRK; encoded by the coding sequence ATGACAGAAAAGAAAAAAGGAGCACGCTCCATCAAGGATATTCCCAGTGATATTTTGATACAATTAAATAAAGGTGAGCTTGAAACAGTTAATCTTACAGAATGGCTGGCGGTAAATCAAAAGCTCTTGCTCGAAAATTTATTGCAACAGAATAATCGGACAGAATATTTAAAACCTATTATAAAAAAGGTAGAGCAGTTGAAAAAGCAGACAGTTAATACAGTCAATGAAGCCATTGGACTTGGAATTCTGGAATTTGCACTCAAAAATAAGGATGAAGAGTTTATCTCCAGCTTATCAACTCATCAGGCAGATTTAGTACGATGCTGGGCTGCTTACACGGTGGGAAGAAATCATGCTTTTAACATAAAGGAAAAACTGGAACGAATACAGCGTTTTGCTTCTGATCATCATTTTGGGGTAAGGGAAATCAGTTGGATGACGGTACGTCCGGACATTTCAAAGAATCTTACAGAAAGTCTGTTAATTTTATCAGAATGGACTCAACATGATGACGAAAATATCAGACGTTTCTCAAGTGAATCTACCAGACCGAGAGGAGTATGGTGCGAACATATCCTGGAATTAAAGCAAAACCCAGGATTAGCATTGGAAATTTTAGAACCCTTGAAATCAGACTCCTCAAGATATGTACAGGATAGTGTGGGAAACTGGCTCAATGATGCAAGTAAGTCACAACCGGAATTCGTGATAGAAACCTGTGATGAATGGCTTAAAGAAAGCAATACAAAAGAAACCAATTATATTGTCAAAAAAGCGCTCCGTACCATTCGTAAATAA
- a CDS encoding peroxiredoxin-like family protein, with translation MNTTLSMQIEQLNRELSSQLPQEIVEAFAESIEDLKSKKMQENSIQIGEEIPEFSLPNTQGEIINSVEVSKNGKIILAFYRGSWCPYCNLELKFLQDNLSRIKDKNAVLLAISPQSPEHSLVLAEKNNLEFEILTDTDNAFAEKLGIVFQLQDFVLPYYQALGIHLSDYNKNNDNKLPVPAVFVIDENRIVTYKFLDVNYMSRVNVEELIEAL, from the coding sequence ATGAATACTACCTTGTCCATGCAGATAGAGCAATTAAATAGAGAACTTTCATCACAACTTCCACAGGAAATAGTAGAAGCATTTGCAGAATCTATTGAAGATTTAAAAAGTAAGAAGATGCAAGAAAATAGTATTCAGATTGGTGAAGAAATACCAGAATTTTCCCTGCCAAATACACAAGGTGAAATAATAAATTCTGTTGAAGTTTCTAAGAATGGAAAAATTATTTTGGCCTTTTACAGAGGAAGCTGGTGTCCTTACTGCAATTTGGAATTAAAATTTTTGCAGGATAATCTTTCAAGAATAAAAGATAAAAATGCAGTTCTGCTGGCTATTTCGCCACAAAGTCCGGAGCATTCTCTTGTCTTGGCTGAAAAAAATAATCTTGAGTTTGAAATATTGACGGATACGGATAATGCTTTTGCTGAAAAACTGGGGATTGTCTTTCAATTACAAGATTTTGTACTTCCATATTATCAAGCTTTGGGCATTCATCTTTCAGATTATAATAAAAATAACGATAACAAATTACCGGTTCCAGCTGTTTTTGTGATTGATGAAAATAGAATAGTTACCTATAAATTTTTAGATGTAAATTACATGAGCAGAGTAAATGTAGAAGAATTAATAGAAGCGCTATGA
- a CDS encoding winged helix-turn-helix transcriptional regulator yields METKERAEENKICPLEVAVNTISGKWKIPIVWQINEGKKRPSEFLRGIAKVDRRVLNQQLTEMVEDGILTKQSFNELPPRVEYTLTELGEKLVVILWQLNDWGKLLIPEEELSK; encoded by the coding sequence ATGGAAACAAAGGAAAGAGCTGAAGAAAATAAAATCTGTCCACTGGAAGTTGCCGTTAATACCATCAGTGGAAAATGGAAAATCCCCATCGTCTGGCAGATCAATGAGGGAAAGAAACGACCAAGTGAATTTTTACGTGGGATTGCCAAGGTCGACAGAAGAGTGCTTAATCAGCAACTAACCGAAATGGTGGAAGATGGTATTCTTACCAAGCAATCCTTTAATGAACTTCCTCCCAGGGTTGAATATACTCTTACGGAACTGGGTGAAAAACTCGTTGTCATTCTTTGGCAGTTGAATGATTGGGGAAAATTGTTGATTCCGGAAGAAGAACTTAGTAAATAA
- a CDS encoding DUF4846 domain-containing protein — translation MKKIISGMVIAIVLSGCVNDKTSSGHNSQETKDLHQESSVPINKDKNTIRERFSPPKDYEWVDEKSDSFGYFIENFKLKPYGSQILKYDGSPIATQHLHEAIFDIDTGNKDLQQCADAVIRFRAEYLYKMKRFDEIKFHFTSGDLLSWNDYKNGTRAIVNGNSVSFRKMSAFDDSYQGFRNYLDLIFNYAGTISLNKETKPVTQNSDLKTGDILITPGSPGHIVFIAGVSKNKEGKKVYLLGEGFTPAQSIHLLSNPFNKNISPWYDLDINEQETKTARYIFKPTNFRSF, via the coding sequence ATGAAAAAAATTATTTCCGGAATGGTTATAGCCATTGTTCTATCAGGCTGTGTCAATGACAAGACTTCATCTGGCCATAATTCTCAGGAAACAAAAGATCTCCATCAGGAAAGTTCAGTACCAATCAATAAGGATAAAAATACCATCAGAGAAAGATTTTCACCACCTAAAGATTATGAATGGGTAGATGAAAAATCTGATTCATTCGGATATTTTATTGAAAATTTTAAGCTGAAACCTTATGGAAGTCAAATCTTAAAATATGATGGTTCTCCTATTGCCACACAACATCTTCACGAAGCTATTTTTGATATTGATACAGGAAATAAAGATTTGCAGCAATGCGCTGATGCTGTTATCCGTTTTAGAGCTGAATATTTATATAAGATGAAGAGGTTTGATGAAATTAAGTTTCACTTTACGAGTGGTGACCTCCTCAGCTGGAATGACTATAAAAATGGGACAAGAGCCATTGTTAACGGAAATTCTGTAAGCTTCAGAAAAATGTCCGCATTTGATGATTCTTATCAGGGTTTCAGAAATTATCTGGATCTGATCTTTAATTATGCGGGAACTATTTCTCTTAACAAGGAAACTAAGCCGGTAACTCAAAATTCAGATTTAAAAACAGGAGATATTCTGATTACACCCGGAAGTCCCGGTCATATAGTCTTCATTGCAGGGGTATCTAAAAATAAAGAAGGAAAAAAAGTATATTTATTAGGTGAAGGATTTACTCCGGCTCAGTCTATTCATTTGCTTTCCAACCCTTTCAATAAAAATATTTCGCCATGGTATGACCTTGACATCAATGAACAGGAAACCAAAACGGCGCGGTATATTTTCAAACCGACAAACTTCAGAAGCTTTTAA
- the pfkA gene encoding 6-phosphofructokinase has product MKESAVKKIAVLTSGGDSPGMNAALRAVVRTANYYNIECYGVREGYNGLISNDFLKMGARSVKNIINQGGTILKSARSAEFRTKEGRQKAYDNCVKFGIDGLVCIGGDGTFTGAKIFSEEFGIRVIGIPGTIDNDIFGTDNTIGYDTALNTAMEAIDKIRDTATSHNRVFFVEVMGRDAGFIALNSGLATGALDILIPEKKDSLQDLFSNFRKAEKTGKASSIVVVAEGEKLGSIYDIANSTKEEFPQYDIRIAVLGHIQRGGSPSCADRVLASRLGYGAVVGLMDGQTNVMAGMRSNDVVYTPIEEAIKKHNEINKDLMLISEILAI; this is encoded by the coding sequence ATGAAAGAGAGTGCTGTAAAAAAGATTGCAGTTCTTACTTCGGGAGGAGATTCTCCGGGTATGAATGCTGCATTAAGAGCGGTGGTAAGAACCGCCAATTACTATAATATTGAATGTTACGGAGTAAGGGAAGGCTACAATGGCCTTATCAGCAATGATTTCCTTAAAATGGGAGCCCGTTCTGTAAAAAACATAATCAACCAAGGTGGAACCATTCTAAAGTCTGCCAGATCCGCTGAATTCAGAACCAAGGAAGGCCGTCAGAAAGCTTATGATAACTGCGTAAAGTTTGGTATCGATGGATTGGTATGTATTGGTGGAGACGGAACTTTCACCGGAGCAAAGATCTTCAGTGAAGAATTTGGAATCAGGGTTATCGGTATTCCGGGAACAATCGACAATGATATTTTCGGAACGGATAACACCATAGGATATGATACCGCGTTGAATACTGCTATGGAAGCTATTGACAAAATCCGTGATACGGCCACTTCCCACAACAGAGTTTTCTTTGTAGAGGTGATGGGTCGTGATGCAGGGTTTATTGCTTTAAACAGCGGATTGGCAACAGGTGCCCTGGACATCCTTATTCCTGAAAAGAAAGACAGCTTACAGGATCTTTTCTCTAACTTCAGAAAGGCTGAGAAAACCGGAAAAGCTTCCAGTATCGTAGTCGTGGCAGAAGGAGAAAAACTGGGCAGTATTTATGATATTGCCAACAGTACAAAAGAAGAGTTTCCACAATACGACATTCGTATTGCTGTATTAGGGCATATCCAAAGAGGAGGTTCTCCTAGTTGTGCAGACAGAGTATTGGCAAGCAGACTTGGGTATGGTGCAGTAGTAGGATTAATGGATGGGCAAACCAATGTAATGGCAGGAATGCGTTCCAACGATGTGGTATATACGCCTATTGAAGAAGCCATTAAAAAACATAATGAAATCAACAAGGATCTAATGTTGATTTCAGAAATTTTAGCAATCTAA
- the gap gene encoding type I glyceraldehyde-3-phosphate dehydrogenase: MSTIKVGINGFGRIGRLVFRAMTERDNIEVVGINDLINAEYMAYMLKYDSVHGVFPGEVSVEGNDLVVNGKKIRVTAEKDPNNLKWNEIGADYIVESTGLFLSKDSAQAHINAGAKKVILSAPSKDDTPMFVMGVNHKELTDDIKILSNASCTTNCLAPLAKVIHDKFGIVEGLMTTVHATTATQKTVDGPSMKDWRGGRAALNNIIPSSTGAAKAVGKVIPSLNGKLTGMSFRVPTVDVSVVDLTVRLEKATSYDEICAAIKEASEGELKGILGYTEDAVVSQDFVGDKRTSIFDKDAGIMLSPNFVKLVSWYDNEMGYSNKLVDMLVHAASL; encoded by the coding sequence ATGTCAACAATTAAAGTAGGTATCAACGGTTTTGGTAGAATTGGACGTCTTGTTTTCAGAGCAATGACTGAAAGAGACAACATTGAAGTTGTAGGAATCAATGACCTAATCAATGCAGAATACATGGCTTACATGTTAAAATATGACTCTGTACACGGTGTTTTCCCAGGTGAAGTTTCTGTAGAAGGAAATGATCTTGTAGTAAACGGAAAAAAAATCAGAGTAACTGCTGAAAAAGATCCTAACAACCTAAAGTGGAACGAAATTGGTGCTGATTATATCGTAGAATCTACAGGTCTTTTCTTATCTAAAGATTCTGCTCAAGCTCACATTAATGCAGGTGCTAAGAAAGTAATCCTTTCTGCTCCTTCTAAAGATGATACTCCAATGTTTGTAATGGGTGTAAACCACAAGGAACTTACTGATGATATCAAAATTTTATCAAACGCTTCTTGTACTACCAACTGTTTAGCTCCTTTAGCTAAAGTTATCCACGATAAATTTGGAATCGTAGAAGGTTTAATGACAACTGTACACGCTACAACAGCTACTCAAAAAACTGTTGACGGTCCTTCAATGAAAGACTGGAGAGGTGGTAGAGCTGCTCTAAACAACATCATCCCTTCTTCTACAGGTGCTGCTAAAGCAGTAGGAAAAGTAATTCCTTCATTAAACGGTAAATTAACAGGTATGTCTTTCAGAGTACCTACTGTAGACGTTTCTGTAGTTGACCTTACTGTAAGATTAGAAAAAGCTACTTCTTACGATGAGATCTGTGCTGCTATTAAAGAAGCTTCTGAAGGTGAGTTGAAAGGTATCCTAGGATATACTGAAGATGCAGTAGTATCTCAGGACTTTGTAGGAGATAAGAGAACTTCTATCTTCGATAAAGATGCTGGTATCATGCTTTCTCCTAACTTCGTGAAACTTGTTTCTTGGTATGACAACGAAATGGGTTACTCTAACAAGTTAGTTGATATGCTTGTACACGCTGCTTCTTTATAA
- a CDS encoding helix-turn-helix transcriptional regulator yields the protein MDKKFITQAKKPHPLTKVWNNYPELLQNEKTMLSVPSVERIIGEVFAPGKFYHYVINFADSTIYNHHEDILKIHGLSKYPVHLKEIIDLIHPDDLEFVMEAERMCMDKMKEIGANDYLHELKFSYCFRMKTSKGNYELFHHQSLHTFKDEYGKALQAINIHTNIEHITHQNSYTVLISGINGREDFHQMQWLKHDKVSQTALFTFTKREVEIITYIAKGYSAGKVSDFLNISEETVRTHRKNILRKSSCKNCSELIKMAFEWGYL from the coding sequence ATGGATAAGAAATTTATAACCCAGGCAAAAAAGCCGCATCCTCTCACTAAAGTCTGGAATAATTATCCGGAACTGCTTCAGAATGAGAAAACAATGCTATCCGTTCCCTCCGTTGAGCGCATTATTGGGGAGGTTTTTGCTCCTGGAAAGTTTTATCATTATGTGATCAACTTTGCAGACAGTACTATTTACAACCATCATGAAGATATTCTGAAAATACATGGATTAAGCAAATATCCTGTACACCTCAAGGAAATCATAGACCTCATCCATCCCGATGATCTTGAATTTGTGATGGAAGCCGAAAGAATGTGCATGGATAAAATGAAGGAAATAGGAGCCAATGACTATCTCCACGAGCTGAAATTCAGCTATTGTTTTCGGATGAAAACCTCTAAAGGAAACTATGAGCTTTTTCATCATCAATCCCTGCATACATTTAAAGATGAGTATGGAAAAGCTTTGCAGGCAATAAACATCCATACTAACATTGAACATATCACCCATCAAAACTCCTACACCGTTTTGATTTCCGGAATCAACGGGCGGGAAGACTTTCATCAGATGCAGTGGTTGAAACACGATAAGGTTTCCCAAACTGCGCTCTTCACATTTACCAAAAGAGAAGTTGAAATTATAACCTACATTGCAAAAGGATATTCAGCCGGAAAAGTTTCCGATTTTTTGAATATTTCAGAAGAAACGGTACGTACACACAGAAAAAATATTTTAAGGAAATCTAGCTGCAAAAACTGTTCAGAACTTATAAAAATGGCCTTTGAATGGGGATATTTATAA
- a CDS encoding oxygenase MpaB family protein, with protein sequence MIQPRFKDSPHFRNFWENGNGKQLIEFSGAQVSFRDFEKYAPFFYHVDETGDEVVKDVYFTKKFHEASREIEHYVRNGVSENDFVPESVKKLFAQTQEVPNWLDYNLLKSGAELCMRSNLDSLISLRDYCLIGGYDYAYLNKPLIVTEALKKGAVKRLSETLDFWVNATRYDALEIHAKGYEFAIKTRLIHSYARLSIKKHYKDWDTENWGEPINSWDMMATYIGFSLVFLHSLQKLGNTFSVEEEQGIFHLWKYVGYLLGIPEQLLPDDKKQATEYFYLWTSLQPPSDKDSVLLAHSLLNESLENPILKFEFQRKNLRYLHICCTWFLLDDEVCKRLQIPEVSYRKLFPKSKILFNKIYDSLVSRDSRIKRGNKDQMQVLKDYLNITQNSNFY encoded by the coding sequence ATGATACAACCTCGGTTTAAAGATTCTCCCCATTTTAGAAATTTTTGGGAAAACGGGAACGGGAAACAACTGATTGAATTTTCCGGAGCTCAAGTGAGTTTTCGGGATTTTGAAAAGTATGCTCCTTTCTTTTATCATGTGGATGAAACCGGTGATGAAGTTGTAAAAGATGTTTATTTTACGAAAAAATTCCATGAAGCTTCAAGGGAAATTGAACATTATGTCCGCAACGGGGTTTCTGAAAATGATTTCGTTCCTGAAAGTGTCAAAAAACTTTTTGCCCAAACACAGGAAGTTCCAAACTGGCTTGATTATAATTTATTAAAAAGCGGTGCGGAGCTCTGCATGAGAAGCAATCTGGATTCCTTAATCTCCCTGAGGGATTACTGTTTAATAGGAGGCTATGACTACGCCTATCTCAACAAACCACTTATTGTTACCGAAGCCTTAAAAAAAGGAGCTGTAAAGCGTCTTTCCGAAACATTGGATTTTTGGGTAAATGCCACTCGCTATGATGCCTTGGAAATTCATGCAAAGGGATATGAATTTGCCATAAAAACCCGTTTGATCCATTCCTACGCAAGACTTTCCATTAAAAAGCATTATAAGGATTGGGATACAGAAAACTGGGGCGAGCCTATCAATTCATGGGATATGATGGCAACCTATATTGGTTTCAGTCTTGTTTTTCTCCACAGTCTTCAGAAATTAGGAAACACTTTCTCTGTTGAAGAAGAACAGGGAATTTTCCATCTATGGAAATATGTGGGATACTTACTTGGAATTCCCGAACAACTGCTGCCCGATGATAAAAAGCAGGCTACAGAATATTTTTATTTATGGACTTCACTCCAGCCACCATCTGATAAAGATTCTGTTCTTTTGGCCCATTCTTTACTGAATGAATCATTGGAAAACCCTATTTTAAAATTTGAATTTCAAAGGAAAAATCTGAGATATCTGCATATATGCTGTACTTGGTTTTTATTGGATGATGAAGTGTGTAAAAGATTACAAATTCCGGAGGTTTCCTACAGAAAATTATTTCCGAAATCAAAAATACTTTTCAATAAAATTTACGACAGTCTTGTGAGCCGTGACTCAAGGATTAAAAGAGGAAATAAAGACCAAATGCAAGTATTGAAAGATTATCTGAACATTACACAGAATTCAAATTTTTATTAA